A region from the Rhodocyclaceae bacterium genome encodes:
- the hflX gene encoding GTPase HflX, with amino-acid sequence MFERPDTGSRALLVALGSSERDYDESLAELRELVASAALEVAGVVGGSRNRIDPSTYAGSGKVAEIATLRSELDASVVIFNNELSPVQERNLERALCCRVVDRTTLILDIFAQRARSHEGKLQVELAQLDHLATRLVRGWTHLERQKGGIGLRGPGETQLETDRRLLGKRVKVLKEKLHKVERQRSTQRRARARGAALSVSLVGYTNAGKSTLFNALTHAGTYAADQLFATLDTTSRRMFSPAGRNIVLSDTVGFIRDLPHELVAAFRATLTETAQADLLLHVVDFASNDRDRQVREVNRVLAEIGADGVPQMLVYNKIDLVSIDPKVVHDELGGLTSVSLSALTGAGVDLLRVALDDFFDRAEREPGFEPDERGDAPMNGKALLPAPAIVDAETWTSGPGGAATGAGSR; translated from the coding sequence ATGTTCGAACGGCCAGATACGGGTAGCCGAGCGCTGCTGGTCGCACTCGGGTCCTCAGAGCGCGACTACGACGAGAGCCTCGCGGAATTGCGCGAACTCGTGGCATCGGCCGCGCTCGAGGTGGCCGGCGTGGTCGGCGGCAGCCGCAACCGGATCGATCCGTCCACCTATGCCGGATCGGGCAAGGTCGCCGAGATCGCCACGCTGCGCTCCGAACTCGACGCTTCGGTGGTCATATTCAACAACGAATTATCCCCCGTCCAGGAGCGCAACCTCGAGCGGGCACTCTGTTGCCGGGTGGTCGACCGCACGACGCTGATCCTCGATATCTTCGCGCAGCGCGCACGCAGCCATGAAGGCAAGCTGCAGGTCGAACTGGCGCAACTCGACCACCTCGCTACACGGCTGGTCCGTGGCTGGACGCACCTGGAGCGGCAGAAGGGCGGTATCGGCCTGCGCGGGCCGGGTGAGACCCAGCTCGAGACCGACCGCCGGCTGCTGGGCAAGCGGGTGAAGGTCCTGAAGGAAAAGCTGCACAAGGTCGAACGTCAGCGCTCCACGCAGCGGCGCGCGCGCGCGCGCGGTGCGGCGCTTTCTGTGTCTCTGGTCGGGTATACCAACGCAGGCAAGTCGACGCTCTTCAATGCGCTGACTCACGCCGGGACCTATGCGGCCGACCAGTTGTTCGCCACGCTCGACACGACCAGCCGGCGGATGTTTTCGCCAGCCGGGCGCAATATCGTGCTTTCGGACACGGTGGGATTCATCCGCGACCTGCCGCACGAACTGGTGGCTGCTTTCCGCGCGACGCTGACCGAGACTGCGCAGGCCGACCTGTTGCTGCACGTGGTCGATTTCGCCAGCAACGACCGCGATCGGCAGGTCCGTGAAGTGAACCGGGTGCTGGCCGAAATCGGTGCCGACGGCGTGCCGCAGATGCTGGTGTACAACAAGATCGATCTGGTATCGATCGATCCGAAGGTGGTACACGATGAACTCGGCGGGCTGACCAGTGTCTCATTGTCGGCCCTCACCGGTGCAGGGGTAGACCTGCTCCGGGTGGCCCTGGATGATTTCTTCGATCGTGCTGAACGTGAGCCGGGCTTCGAACCGGATGAGAGGGGCGACGCGCCGATGAACGGGAAGGCACTGCTGCCCGCACCGGCGATCGTCGATGCGGAAACGTGGACCAGTGGTCCGGGAGGCGCCGCCACAGGCGCCGGGAGCAGGTAA
- the hfq gene encoding RNA chaperone Hfq, with protein MSAKGQLLQDPFLNTLRKEHVPVSIYLVNGIKLQGQIESFDQYVVLLKNTVTQMVYKHAISTVVPARAVSIQYDPPADS; from the coding sequence GTGAGCGCTAAAGGTCAACTGCTGCAGGATCCCTTCCTGAACACGCTCCGCAAAGAGCATGTGCCGGTCTCGATCTACCTTGTGAACGGCATTAAGTTGCAGGGCCAGATCGAGTCGTTCGACCAGTACGTCGTGCTGCTCAAGAACACGGTCACGCAGATGGTCTACAAGCACGCCATATCCACCGTGGTGCCTGCCCGCGCGGTCAGCATCCAGTACGATCCGCCGGCGGACAGCTGA